One genomic region from Pirellulales bacterium encodes:
- a CDS encoding tetratricopeptide repeat protein, with the protein RGAKFTFADYRRLYADAQAELLAKRALGSTEYPDSVMTTWQITNQRLTAEARALLRLCSYLAATPIPLSLLIGGVETIRAEAAELAGLEAPPAGHAELWVNDRVDELTSYSMAQSDGRALSFHPLVQTVERLQIESPAAAGNTAQGTATAPSSPPPTLQRALNWINGAFAGDPTDVRTWPVLDPLTAHAETIAWHADRAQIAAPTARLMNQVGLLLKEKTQFAAAERLYRRAIVIDEASLASEHPEVATDLNNLAALLQATNRLAEAEPLMRRALEIVEASFGPMHPKVAGRLNNLAQLLKATNRMAEAEPLMRRALKIDEASFGPMHPSVAIRLNNLALLLQATNRLDEAEPLMRRALEIFEARLGSDHPNVATQLNNLATLLKATNHLAEAEPLMRRALKIDEASFGPMHPSVAIRLNNLALLLQATNRLDEAEPLMRRALEIVVHFQQATGHEHPQLAIYKANYAAIAQALGRP; encoded by the coding sequence GCCGCGGCGCGAAGTTCACCTTTGCCGACTATCGGCGGCTGTATGCCGATGCCCAAGCCGAACTCCTCGCGAAACGCGCCCTCGGCTCGACCGAGTATCCCGACTCGGTGATGACCACCTGGCAGATTACCAATCAGCGGTTGACGGCCGAGGCCCGGGCCCTCCTGCGGCTGTGCAGCTACCTGGCGGCGACGCCGATTCCGCTGTCGCTGTTGATCGGCGGCGTCGAAACGATCCGCGCCGAGGCCGCAGAGCTGGCCGGCCTTGAAGCGCCGCCCGCAGGCCATGCAGAACTCTGGGTAAACGACCGCGTCGACGAGTTGACCTCCTACTCGATGGCCCAGTCCGACGGCCGGGCCCTTTCGTTCCATCCGCTCGTGCAAACGGTCGAGCGACTACAGATCGAGTCGCCCGCAGCGGCCGGAAACACCGCGCAAGGCACGGCAACCGCGCCTTCCAGCCCCCCGCCCACGCTCCAACGGGCCCTGAACTGGATCAACGGCGCTTTCGCCGGCGATCCGACCGACGTCCGCACCTGGCCGGTGCTCGACCCGCTGACGGCCCACGCCGAGACGATCGCCTGGCACGCCGACCGCGCCCAGATCGCCGCCCCCACCGCCCGGCTGATGAATCAAGTTGGATTGCTGCTGAAGGAAAAGACCCAGTTCGCCGCCGCCGAACGGCTCTACCGCCGCGCGATTGTGATCGACGAGGCGAGCTTGGCGAGCGAGCATCCCGAAGTAGCCACGGACCTCAACAATCTCGCGGCATTGCTGCAGGCCACGAACCGCCTGGCTGAAGCGGAGCCCTTGATGCGACGCGCCTTGGAAATCGTCGAGGCAAGCTTCGGGCCAATGCACCCCAAAGTGGCCGGGCGTCTCAACAACCTCGCTCAGTTGCTCAAGGCTACCAACCGCATGGCTGAAGCCGAGCCCTTGATGCGACGCGCCTTGAAGATCGACGAGGCAAGCTTCGGGCCAATGCATCCCAGTGTGGCCATTCGCCTCAACAACCTCGCGCTGTTGCTCCAGGCCACCAACCGCCTGGACGAAGCCGAGCCTTTGATGCGACGCGCACTGGAAATCTTCGAAGCACGCCTGGGGAGCGATCATCCGAACGTCGCAACCCAACTCAACAACCTCGCGACGTTGCTCAAGGCCACCAACCACCTGGCCGAAGCCGAGCCCTTGATGCGACGCGCCTTGAAGATCGACGAGGCAAGCTTCGGGCCAATGCATCCCAGCGTGGCCATTCGCCTCAACAACCTCGCACTGTTGCTCCAGGCCACCAACCGCCTGGACGAAGCGGAGCCCTTGATGCGACGCGCCCTGGAGATCGTCGTCCACTTCCAACAGGCCACGGGGCACGAACATCCCCAGCTAGCGATTTACAAAGCCAACTATGCCGCAATAGCGCAGGCCTTAGGTCGCCCGTAG
- a CDS encoding CBS domain-containing protein, whose product MLSAKDVMTHHPVTIHQEDTLEVAAHLLIEHAISGLPVIDDAGHVVGFITEYELLDLLKHPAAAREPVGRHMTDCVITVETDVTVERVIDILREHRIRRVPVVERGILVGVIARRDVLRSGCARVERTREQAWLSTLLAGSLSTRCR is encoded by the coding sequence ATGCTTTCTGCCAAGGACGTGATGACGCACCACCCGGTCACGATTCACCAGGAAGACACCCTGGAGGTCGCGGCGCACCTGCTCATCGAGCACGCGATCAGCGGTCTGCCCGTGATCGACGACGCCGGCCACGTCGTGGGATTCATCACCGAGTACGAGTTGCTCGATTTGCTGAAACACCCCGCGGCGGCCCGCGAGCCGGTCGGCCGGCACATGACCGACTGCGTGATCACGGTCGAAACCGACGTCACCGTCGAGCGGGTGATCGACATTCTGCGCGAACACCGGATTCGCCGCGTGCCGGTCGTCGAACGGGGCATTCTGGTCGGCGTGATCGCCCGACGCGACGTGCTGCGCAGCGGCTGCGCCCGGGTCGAACGCACTCGAGAGCAGGCGTGGCTGTCGACGCTCCTGGCCGGCAGCCTGAGCACGCGCTGCCGTTAG